The Humulus lupulus chromosome 3, drHumLupu1.1, whole genome shotgun sequence genome window below encodes:
- the LOC133824943 gene encoding uncharacterized protein LOC133824943, protein MVGVKCKLLMDSCNILSWNIRGLNSPKKQAAVLDICSKNKIGIGDILENKLKGSRVQEVMDNKFRNWDYYSSLVIEGRILIIWWKVFVKVSVLEENSQFVHCLVKMTGHKSSFNITFVYGRNTLEERKALWHGLAQIVFPACPWMVLGDFNAIFTARGRNGGKSVSSTELVDSSQWLAVSNLEALKSTGSFYTWTNNQEGVARIYSKIDHTFSNEDWLDAFPNSTTVFKWETISDHCACTISILQVEDLGIKPFRFYNFWTEHGSFKQLVLDKWRQPMKGKGRKAIFLKTMRLKRFNLDCFGDLGVKFQTTKDDYQEEMYRAQLQPNNLTVYDMVKLTAEEFRTQEKMYHSFLTQRSKINWLRQGDMNMTFFHACLKKRKEANRIATFVNEQGRVVDNYIL, encoded by the coding sequence ATGGTAGGGGTAAAATGCAAACTTCTTATGGATAGTTGTAATATACTCAGCTGGAATATTAGGGGATTGAACAGCCCGAAAAAACAAGCTGCTGTGTTAGATATATGTAGTAAGAATAAAATAGGAATTGGAGATATTTTAGAGAATAAATTGAAGGGTAGTAGAGTCCAGGAAGTAATGGATAATAAATTTAGGAATTGGGACTATTATTCTAGTCTAGTGATTGAGGGAAGGATCTTGATTATATGGTGGAAAGTCTTTGTCAAAGTGAGTGTGTTAGAGGAGAATTCTCAGTTTGTTCACTGCCTTGTTAAAATGACAGGTCACAAAAGCTCTTTTAATATTACATTTGTCTATGGCAGAAATACTTTGGAAGAGAGGAAGGCATTATGGCATGGTTTAGCTCAAATTGTTTTTCCAGCTTGCCCTTGGATGGTTTTAGGGGATTTTAACGCTATATTTACAGCTAGAGGAAGAAATGGAGGAAAATCAGTGTCTTCTACAGAGCTTGTAGATTCTTCTCAGTGGCTGGCTGTGTCTAATCTGGAAGCTCTAAAGAGTACGGGTTCGTTTTATACTTGGACTAACAATCAAGAAGGAGTGGCTAGAATCTATTCTAAAATAGACCATACATTCAGTAATGAGGATTGGTTAGATGCTTTTCCTAATAGCACTACTGTTTTTAAATGGGAAACAATCTCAGATCACTGTGCTTGTACTATCTCTATATTACAAGTGGAGGACTTGGGTATTAAGCCTTTTAGGTTCTACAATTTCTGGACTGAACATGGTAGCTTTAAGCAGCTGGTTTTAGACAAATGGAGGCAGCCGATGAAGGGGAAAGGTCGGAAAGCTATTTTTCTAAAGACAATGAGATTGAAGAGATTCAACTTGGACTGTTTTGGAGATTTGGGAGTCAAGTTTCAAACAACCAAGGATGATTATCAAGAAGAAATGTACCGAGCTCAACTTCAACCTAATAATCTTACAGTCTACGATATGGTCAAGTTAACAGCAGAAGAATTCAGAACTCAAGAGAAAATGTATCATAGCTTTTTGACCCAAAGAAGCAAGATAAATTGGCTACGACAAGGTGATATGAATATGACATTTTTTCATGCATGTTTGAAGAAGCGTAAGGAGGCTAATAGAATAGCTACATTTGTTAATGAGCAAGGGAGAGTGGTGGATAACTACATTTTATGA